A segment of the Triticum urartu cultivar G1812 chromosome 1, Tu2.1, whole genome shotgun sequence genome:
CCGTCTCGCCTTCCTGAGCAGAACATAAGCCCTAACAAAATTCAAAGAACAATCTAAAAACAGAGTCATTCCATCAGCAAGGGTCGGGATCCTCCACACCTCATGAACCCTAAGGCCACTAGAGGCCATCAGAGATGAGACGGACCGACTGCAACAACACCAGCCAGGTTAAAATAAGAACGCCAATATATATCTGACGCCTAGAGCCAACGATCACTCCATCAGCTAGAAACAAGAACGTTTCCGATCACTCCCAACTAACGCTCTAGAATTACTATCCGAAACAGATTAAATTATCAAGTTGTTGTATAAGAATTGTCATGTTTTAAAATAATAATTACCATGTTGAAAATTGTTATGCTCACCAAAGGTAGGCAACGAAAAACAAATATGAAAATGCTCTAAAACCAAAAAATGCCATATGAAAAAATGTGTTCGTTCAGATTAGGCTGGTTGTAATAGAAAGTATCAtgtactagtatcatgcatatgatactacaTCCGTAATGCTATATGTTGGTATCATAAATAAATATATTTATTACCAtacatgacacaaagtagcatatCATTTAATAAGATAtagtatcatgatatgatattcaaccatctctttctttatttaattctatgccacctcatcaacattacttagttggcatgcatgatactacttaGACTACCCACAGTAGAAGTAACACAgatagtaacatcacacatatctagataaaatagatgatgtggcaaaaTAAAGAATGAGAGGCAtatggtaacatagctagttactactagtatgagtaacatcacacatatgaAGGCAAGATGAGTGTTGCATGTTatcacacatatgttactcctcACTATAAAGGTTAACATAGAGTAATAACATGAGCATATTACTattctatgttactacccattgtggctagtcttatgATATTTTTATTACGGGTAGCCTTCATCCTAAGTAACGCCGCCAGCTCATAATTCACtcagactagccacagtgggagtaacttcagcagtaacatcgagtccaactcaacaaatttgcttatgtggcaatgagttaatgaggagaaAGGTAGTTGTAGTAACTtggctagttactgtaacatcacatgtcctaATGCAATAtaagtctataacctaataaatgaattATCACACTtaagttactacccactatgaaggtgtATATGTTACTAGTATATATTACCCTCATTATGGCTAGTCTCAAAGTAGTACGAACGCTTTAGGATTCAATGCGTGGCATTTAATGTGTCTGAAGGTATTCATTCATAGAGACTAAAATCTACTTCCTCTGTTTTAAAATATAAAAACGTTTTAAACACTATACTAGTGAAAAACGTTCTTTatttatgggacggagggagtagtagtacTACGCTCGGAGGGAGTAACATCTACGTAAGAAAAACATGTGTTTTATTTAGCTTAGCCTTCGCAGAGGGTGCTACGTTTTCTTAGCAAaatgttactccctccgtctcatatGAGAGCGTTTTTTATGTGGATGCTCTCTACTGCGGAAGGAAAAGAAATCGCAATCATGCTGAATAGAGTTGTTCCAACAGAAGATGGCTAGCAAAGAGACGTAAGTCATATTTCTTTAACAGTTTCAATCTTGTCGCCACCATTACCATGACATGAGCAGATAAGAACACAAGTAGCACACCGACAATACAAGCACCTCTAAACACAGACACTGAAAAATAAAACTTGCACCATTGCAGCACTGGAGCAGTGAATAGAGATATTACTTGCTGTGATAGGTAAAACTAAGTTTATTCAGAGACTTCGCTAAGTGTTTGCTCAGGCAGAAGGCTTCTCCCACTTGAGGGGCTTCACCACCTCCCAGGTGAAGTCTGCGCCCTCCCTGCCGAAGTGACCGTATGCCGCCGTCTTGAGGTAGCGCCCCTTCCCGCCCCTCTTGAGGTCaaggttgatgatgatcatgCCTGGCCTGAAGTCAAAGTTCTCCTTGACAATCTCGAGGATCTCCTTGTCAGGGATCTTGCCCGTGCCGTATGTGTCAACAAACACTGAGAGTGGTTCAGGCACGCCAATAGCATAAGACACCTGGACGATGCAGCGGCGGGCGATGCCACTGGCGACAATGCTCTTCGCCGCCTGCCTTGCAACATATGCACCACTGCGGTCAACCTTGGTCGGGTCCTTGCCAGAGAAAGCACCTCCACCATGAGCTCCCCAGCCACCATAGGTGTCAATGATGATCTTCCTGCCAGTGAGACCAGCATCGCCGTGAGGTCCACCAATGACAAAGCGGCCAGATGGGTTGAGATGGAAGATGGTATTCTCATCAAGGTACTGCTCTGGGATGACAGGCTTAATCACATGCTCCTTCAGATCAGCAGCAATCTCATCATTGGTCACTGTCTCATCATGCTGGGTGGAGATGAGCACAGTGTGGACACGTATAGGGACCATAGCACCATTGTCATTGTGATACTCCACAGTCACCTGGGTCTTGCCATCAGGCCTCAACCACGGGCAGGTCGCGTTCTTGCGAACCTCAGTGAGACGAGCACCAAGCTTGGTAGCAAGAACATGGCTGAGGGGCATGAACTCAGGGGTCTCATCAGTTGCATATCCAAACATATGGCCCTGGTCACCAGCGCCAATCTCCTCAGGCCGCTTGGTAAAGTGACCATGGACACCCTGCGCGATGTCAGGGGACTGCTGCTCAATGTTGACAAGTACCTTGCAGTGGTCAGCATCAAGCCCTACATCATTGGACACAAAACCGATGCCACGGCAAGTATCCCTCACAATCTTCTCATAGTCAACATTGGCCTTGGTAGTGATCTCACCGAAAACCATGACCATGTTGGTCTTGGTGCATGTCTCACAAGCAACCTTGCTGTCAGGGTCTTCAGCCAGGCATGCATCTAGCACAGCATCAGATATCTGGTCGCAGAGCTTGTCAGGGTGCCCCTCGTTGACAGACTCGGATGTGAAGAGGAAGGTTTCAACTTCAGCCATCTTCTTAACTCTCTGTCAAAGGTGATCAGTGTCTCAGAACATAAATTGTGCCATAAGAACAAAAAAAGGAAACACTCTAGAGGTTAGAAACTTAAGATTTAAATTGCCAGATCTGACATACATCCAAACAATTTTATTTTCTTAAACTCATTACAATCATGATCGTCATCTAGTGAACTGCTCATGAGTGTTAGCAGTTGCGTGAATGTGCACAAGTCGTTCTGCTCCCTATTGTAAAAAGTTGGCAGCAGTAGGGACAAGAAATACACATACAAGATCCTAATCAAAGCATCCTAAAATAATCAAGTTGCACAAACAGGACAAGAATCAACGAATAAAAGAATCACCCATTGCACTCAACTCCGCAGGGCTGTAACCTGCGAATCAGCATCTCGGGACACAGCAGTATAAATTCTATTCTTCCCAGAACAAGGTTCTAAGAACAACATAATCCACTATTATTCGCCGCACAAGGTACCTATCCAATTGCAATGTGACCAGACAGTTCATCCACTGTCCAGCACTAAATCACAGCCACTATTTCGCAGCATAAAGGCACCAATCCAAATTGCACTGTGAAttactataaaaaaatgcactgTGACCAAACTACTGCTCGCAATCCATTGTTCAGCACTAAATCCCAGATCAAAGGACAGGGCACTATTAATCTCTGCGTACAGAACCAGCCCTACTCATCACTACTAACGCTAATCCCTCGACTGGTTCACAGGATGAATAATGGCCGCAGTACACCCAATCTCCCAAGGATTTCAGAGAGGCAAAAGGGTCACGAAATCCCCAATCGAGAGGATCTAGCTCATCACTGCGAACCTGGGCGACACTTCCTCTAGACAACAAGTTGTCAAGTAAATAAGCGCAAATTTCACCGCGAAGTACCGGGGCGACGGATCAAGAGGAGGGCCGTTTCTAAAGCCCTAAGCGGCAGGCACAACAAACGCGCGTACCAGATCGGAACCAACATAGCAACGGAAGCAAAATGAAGCCGCCTACTAGATCGGAACGAGCTTAAGCTtaatgaagaagaggaagaagaagaagggcggCAGGGGAGGGCGCCTCACCTTGTTCGCTtgtggcggggggggggggggggggggcgcgggggggggttgtacccacctggtgcacctccctctgaaattatttgcaccaaaaattcttaaatattcagaaaatatcgtataaaattttcagggcattctgagaacttttatttttgggtcaatTTTTACGCACAGGAAAatcagaaaatagacaaaacatggcattttattttatttaactaataaaacaTAAAATGAAAAGTGGGGacagaaagtagtgcttactaaattcatcaaagACCCGACGACAGCGACTCGTGCCCACCTAGCCGGTCTCAAGACGCGTGGCGGTCGTTGGACGAGCATGCTGGCCCGTGCGCACCTCTCGTGGGCAGTTTTCAAAAACTGAAAATGGTTAACGCTAATTATGCGATTTGCAATTAGCTACTGGCCAATTTAACGTTCTTCAGTTTTTGGAAACTAATTTCGGGTGTTGAGCAAACTAATGGCGCCAGCAAAATGTGATTCCATGCCATATAATTAGTTGACTCAGACTTGTCTAGGTACTGATATATCTGGACACGTTTTAGTGTTAGGTGCATTCGTATCTAAAAAATCCGAGACAACTATCATGTCAAGATACACACATGTGTATCTAAACAAATCTGATTTAACTAATTAACATGTTTAAATTTTTTCAGAatcagatgtatatagacatgttTTATATATTTATTCACTTATTTCAATTCATATGTAGTCTATACTAAAATATTTAAAACATCTTAGAACTGGGAACAGAGGAGTAATTTGATTCCTTCCGGAACTAATTTGGTTTTCAAAGTTATTCAATTTTGCTCGATATGTAGATATTTTGCTTACAATTGTGGTGAACTTCATTTTACGTGCAACTTAAAAAGTTTAAAGAAGCGCAAGCAACCTCCGACTTTAAATTAACAAAACGAAAAGTAAGGCAGCAAGTTAGAAAGTGATGAAAAACCAAAACTACACACAAGAGTCGCCATGATGGCCCTCACTCAAAATAAAAACTACACACGACATAGGGGCGCGCTCCCAACAGCTAAAAAGTATCGGATAAAGAGATAGAAtatgtttttataaaaaaaatgaCACTATGCGGGACCCCATTCATGGGAGGCGACTTCCCGTTGATGGCATGGATATGTTTAAGGTTGTACAACGCTTTGGTCGGACCAGCCATGTCCTTCATCTCCTGAAGGCGCCCATAGCTGGAGGGGAAAAACACAATTGAAAATGCAGTTGGCTGGATTGAAAACAAGAACTTTTTCAATAGCAAGTTTACTGCACGCAATTGTTGTTTTTATCCTAAGCTCATGTGAGCTCGGGTGAACAGTAAAACCAAAAAATGGATATTTTTTAATATTCTAGATTTACTTGTGTCAAACATTGACAAATGTTTTCACTATTTGCAAAAGTTCATCACCGGATGACATTTGCAGAAAACGTGGCAAAAAAGATAAAATCAATGATCCAAAATGTTTTTtctattatttattttattttatttttcaccCAATCATGATTTGAACAGTCGCGTCCGTTCATTGTGTATAATCCATGAAGCTCACACTAGGGCGACAAAACAACGCCAAACAACTCTTTGCACAGAGAATAAAGACCACAAGTTTGGAAGCTGATTGTGAGGGGGTCCAATCAGAGCCCAATCACATGCCTTCAGTACAGAAATCCATACAAATTCAGCtaacaaaaaatgaaaaaaaaatgaGGTTGGTGTTCTCCATTTGGCCATGTAAAGCACAAATGCCATCAAACAACCCGTTGAAGTTAGCAATGTGCATCGGTGTAGGAAGATGGTTTCGTAAGAGCTGTCATAGAAATATGTTGATTTTGAGTGGTAGGGCACCTCGCCAAAGGAGATAGAGTCAACTTTGTCTATCAACGTTACATTAGCCAATTCTGCTAACTGCAAGTCTCATAGACCAGCCTCCTGTGAGGAGAGAGCCCTCTAGAAGGTGATGTCCTAAAGCCTTGCCCACCGAGATGATAGGGTCCACCGCAATGATGAAGAGTGTGAAACTAGGCCATATAGGCTCATGGCCCTCTTGAAACAGGCTTTCGTCCCGCTTTATATAAAGCACCAACCACACAAAGTATACGACCGAATGATACAAGATAGTGAGGTCACTCTCTTA
Coding sequences within it:
- the LOC125554651 gene encoding S-adenosylmethionine synthase, with protein sequence MAEVETFLFTSESVNEGHPDKLCDQISDAVLDACLAEDPDSKVACETCTKTNMVMVFGEITTKANVDYEKIVRDTCRGIGFVSNDVGLDADHCKVLVNIEQQSPDIAQGVHGHFTKRPEEIGAGDQGHMFGYATDETPEFMPLSHVLATKLGARLTEVRKNATCPWLRPDGKTQVTVEYHNDNGAMVPIRVHTVLISTQHDETVTNDEIAADLKEHVIKPVIPEQYLDENTIFHLNPSGRFVIGGPHGDAGLTGRKIIIDTYGGWGAHGGGAFSGKDPTKVDRSGAYVARQAAKSIVASGIARRCIVQVSYAIGVPEPLSVFVDTYGTGKIPDKEILEIVKENFDFRPGMIIINLDLKRGGKGRYLKTAAYGHFGREGADFTWEVVKPLKWEKPSA